The following nucleotide sequence is from Synchiropus splendidus isolate RoL2022-P1 chromosome 1, RoL_Sspl_1.0, whole genome shotgun sequence.
ATTATCACACCACCAGTCTGCTCATTGCCGTCAAGGTACATGACAATCCATGCCACCCAAATGCAGACAGACAAAAAGGTGGTCACAGCGATAAAAGCTGCTTCTGTCTTCCATCGATTGTACTTTCCTGCCATGACAGTCAGACTGGACACCAGGGTGGTCAACAGCAGAGTCATTACGTAGATCAGACCAATGACAAAATCATGTTTCGTAATGTTGCATGGTGTTGATGTCTCTCGACCTTCGTGGACTCCACCAAGGGGTTCGAGTGGGTATCGGACCACCGTGATGATGAGCCACTCCGTGTTGATGATGACTTGAACCAGCCATAGACCCAAGGCCCCCAAACACAGGACCCAGGCACGTGGGGAGACGTTCTTCTGAGCCAGGATGTTCAGCCTCACAGTCTGCATCAACATGCAGGAAAAGCAGCCAGCAAACAGCACGCCAAAAAGGAACCTCCTGGAGGCACATGTGGAGAAGTCCTTCCCCACAATAAAGGCAAAGGTCAGACCGAAGAGCCCAGCCGTGCAGACCAAAAAGCCAAAGTGAAGAGCCAAGGAGCTCCGGCAGTTCCGGTCTTGGACAAATGGCAAACTGGCGAGCAGAGCGATGAAGAGAACGATGCAGACGGCAACACCGGCGGCGACAAAGGCTTCAACCGTGATGCCCCAGGCCGCGCTGAGGTCACACAGGTTGTAGTAGAGAGAGTCCACATTAGGGCCGCAGCCATTAGGCGTGGAGTTCGTCGCCATTGTAAGACAGATTGGACTGGTTCCTGGACACAGAGGGAATGAGTGAAAAGTCTGGGAGGTaggatttttaaataaatgacgcTCCCACTTAGGCAAACATTTGTACCATGATATCACATGCCAAGCCCATACTTACCACAAGAATTCACTGTTTATACAAGAATGATTTTTATCAAAGAGATTTAAGTGCTCTTCACATGAGTTGATGTCTAAAGAGCCAGGAACCTGTAGCTCATTAaccacagcacaaacacaccgaGGGGAGAGTTCAGAGGGTGTCAAACTCACAACCTTTCCTACTGCATGATACCAAATGCTTACCAAACAAAATAACCAACTGCCAATCACTGGGAATTAAAAAAGAGATATATACACTGAAAAAAGCGCACATACCACATGGTTGAAAAACAGCTACTTCATAATGAACACTGAGCAATCTAGTGtggaaatacatttacaaaaaaaaggtgACGTTCATTACAATCCTTTGAAAATACTACATATTCAATCAATGCCAATTCAGTTCTGAGGAAGTGTTTAACCAAGATAGTTATGTAACTGAAATGTTCTTTAACTGAAGAAACAAAAGTGGTGATATAAGAAGGACCAGCCACTCAACATTCGAGatttaaacaaaaaaggcaCCACCCCACCCAGCATTTATTATCAGTGTCTACATCACTCTTATGCTGGTATGATAACACCACTTGAGTAAATACCAACATTTACAACACGttcataaaagaaataaaatcaacTAGAACAAAGTAACATGTGACAGAGCCAGTTCAGAAAAATGCTACAATGTCCTTTCACACAGAAACCAGAGATTATTGTCATGATTTAGGATGGAATATGTGTAAGACAGTGGCAACCCAAACAGAGGTCAGACATTCACGTATCAAGGATGATGACTAAAGCGTTAGTTGGTAGGTACTAGAGGTAGGACTTTGAAAAtgcgttaaaatatttaatttaatttaatttaatttaaacaatttgctctccagacaacacggaacGTTTGTAAGTTAAGTTTGTAAGTTGAGTTCCttgtccactgatcacactgatgcacaaggcACATCACAACTAGGATGAGCATTcctccaaacatggaggaatctgcTGAGAATACGTTACTTGGACTAATGGGGGGCAAGTTTCAtttgaagacaaatattttcaagacattaaaagagctttagtttaaagcTTACACTACTGAGAAGCAACAGAGCCTCGGCTTTGGACAGCCCAACAGCTAACTCTTAATAACAAGCATATTTATGGGCCGTCCCGCAAAGAAGAGTTCACCACTTCTGTCATTGTCCACACAAATAAACTCTGAGTTTGAATATGGCCCACACAGATGAGCACCTCACCTGCTCTTCTCTCCTGAACATCCCTGACGTAGCTCATTTCTTGTCACACTTCATTTCAATGTTATACGTAGAGTCAGCCAGACGCCGGGTCAGGAGATGTGTAACTCGAGAAcccaaaagaaaacatttctcaaTCTTGAGACCCAAATATTTTCACTTACTCCCAAAATATTTCAGAAGTTATAGACTTTTTGGTTTTTGTCTTTCCAGAAACGTTTAGGTTAGGTACACTAAAGTGTGACTCCTTATTCCTACAAAAGCAACAACCGGAACAACAACAGCATTTACATTTTTCCCTCTTGATTTTCATTCTCCACACATATTGCAACAAATCACCTTGACCTTTTTCCTGtcaaaaagaggaggaaaagggTCAAGTTAAACCTTTTGACAAAAAGATGGGACACTTTATTTTAAAGGACCAAACAATGAATATTGAAGCGAATAATCTCTGATGCACTTAAAATTGTCTTGCAAGAAATGTCACGTTTCagaagacaacacaaaaaatCAGAAATGAAAACTTGAATTCACGAGGAATTAAAGGGAGAAACTGGACATGGGCATTATAGAAAGAGTCTTGTTTAAAACAAATATAGTGATTTTGTGGCGTGTGTTCATGATGGATTAACTACGCTGATGTATACACAATGGATAAACGTGAGATTAGATTAGTTCGATGGCCTTAGATCGAGGTTAACTTGCTTCTAtcgagcttttattttgaaataaacagcTCGGTGATACGGTCATTGCAGAACAAATATCTGACTAAAAAGCCTCACCTGCGTCTTTTCACCTGCTGCCACTGTCCTATGTCCAATCACAGAACAAGAATCCCGCACAAAAACAGTGTAAGAGAAAGCTCCCTACACAGACACTCACCGGAAACTGGAGGGGAAAACAAAAGGGCGAATCTCGATCAGGACCTGGCGCTGAAGCTGGTGACCCCCACCTTGTCCCCTGACGGAGAGACTCCCGCTCACACGCACAGAAACACCTGATTCATGTATggggcgccctctggtggtcagatAGACGATTGAGGTCTCCAGATTTTCCCCTGACGTTTTAAAAAAAACGTCATCAACGACCATCTGATACTCTTCAGAAAATTAGCTTTAGTTTGTGAAAACAAATTtccaatttcaaaataaaaacaaaacctccttGTCATATAAAGACGAACTTGTTAACTGAgtgcaaagaaaacacaaactgtTCTGAATAACATGTTGCATGTTCAATTGTATCAAGGTAAACTCGTACTTATGGTTCACGACTTTATATAGAAATACACTCAAATCAATCATGGCCGCAGAAGtcacaggaggaggagacaatGGGGAAGATCAAGGAGTGTCAGTATCTGCAGTCAGTAGTTTCAGGTGTTACATAAGGTTCTATAATTCTGGTTCTGACATCAGAGTAGACCCAGGTCACCTGGTGGCTGAAACTGTGTGGACTCCTGTGAGGAccgatgttttgttttggaagggCTCTCATGTTGCTAGGTGCCTTCAGAGATTTAAAGGGCCAGACGCTGCTTTTGAATCATCTCCAGACCTCCAGAGTGTTGTAGGTTACAGTGTAACGCACACACACTTATCTGCCAGTCAGActcgccacctgctggtcagaGCCGCTGCCTCATTCAGAGACTAAACACTGGACAGGTGGACAATAAGTTACCACCCCACCTCATCCTTCATGGCCCACATACTTACCTCACCACTCAGCTCAACAGCTACATCCGCCTGGCCTCCCCAAACCTCCTCCTCGGGTTTAATCCCACACATTTGCTTTATCCCCAATCGTCCCCCGACCAAACCTTCTGTTGAAGTTTGTCAGCGGAGCTTCCATGGTGTTCTTGTCATATAGAGATCTAAACCTCTGCTTCTCTGATCTCATCTGGTCTCTGTGGGCCTCTGGACCCCTGCTGGATGAGGGGGTCTGAGAAGGGTCCACATCTGGATTCTGACCGAACTGACTCCCAGGAACTGGTCCTGCATTTGTGTGAGGCTGACTTGTTATACACCAAGATAAGAAGACTTGTTATACACCAAGataagaaacaaaagaaaacctgCAGGTTGTTTTTGACAGGTTGCAAACATCTGCAGAAATCAAACAATTGATCACTGCGCGTTTTTCTgtcatcacttcctcctcatGTGTTGAAGGAAATATGGAAGAGTGGAAATTTACCAGCTGATGAGGTTGTGTACGTGACAGTTCATCTGTTTGTGCAGCAGGGGAGTTGTGTGatttgtgtatttgtgcagCAAGCTAATGTGCGTGTGGTGTATGTGTGAACGTCTTTGTCTTTAAGTGGTGCAGTGACCTGGTGTGTGTTTGGTCACAACCTCCGACCGTCCGTTAAAATGAGTTGAAGCAGAAGATTTTAAAAGAAAGTGCGGTCAGCAGCAGAAAAGAGGATTCTCATGTTTCATAAGTCAGATGCTGACAATGCTGCAGATTCACTCAAGGCTGGGCAGGAAATGATCAAATCCTTTTCGTAACGCTAAACGGTGAACTGGGTCAAATGCGAGTGTTTATGGGGTTATCATTATGAATGAGTCACTGTGACCGCTGAGGCGTGATCAGAACTACCAGTTTTTATTTGCACGGCTCCCTTCTCACATGCTAGCATCCCTCAACGGTGCTCCTCAGTTACATGTGACAGGACTCCTGTAGGTCAGAGCCAGTGACATAATATTTGGATGCAGATGTGTGTCTAGTTATTGTCAGTGTTATGAAACACACTTAACACCGGCCACATTACTGGAACAAAGTGTACTGCAACAATTGAAGAGCGGTGTTGCGTGTTTGAAGGTCAAAATCATATCATAGTTTATCTAAGCCAAACGTCCTCACAAGCACGATCAAGACCCTGACATGTGGTGGCTCTGCACCAAGCTTCAATGTGGCATGCATGAATCTCAAAATAAGTCTTTACAAAAATATAATCTCTAGGCAAGAAAACACTAGACTTCActtttgtaataaataaatataacgtGGCTATTCATCATCAGTTTATACATAACAAATTAatttgaagggaaaaaatacattttaaaaaaacaagtcttCCCTTCCAGGGGGaagtctgattttttttgttttttttttaaattacacgATTCTGTGTTGTCTGTCCCGAGTTCTGAAGATTCATGCCAGTATGTTTGGCATGCctcttttttctccttcttttttcaAAGCGTTAACATGACATCACCAAGACAGTGCCTTCTGATGACCACCCAGGTGAAAAGATGCAGAGAACTTGATTAAAATGAGTCTGCACAACCCTGACactaaaaataattaaaaaataatacgaAATATACACAGTTTTTTATTCACTgatgaataaacaacaacaaatcaacTTCATAAACTGTCAGTTTTCATCCAAACTGACTAAGTTGTATATTCTTGACAGAAATTACCAGTCAGACTCACAAAGATTTCCGGTCATTCAACGGCGTGAGCGCAACAGAGTCTCGGCGCCAGCCTTTGTTGTTGACGCTGTATAAAGAGGAGACAGAGGCGTTTGCAGCTGGTGCTGGCTGTGCCATGGTGCGGTGAGGAAACCTTGGACCGCCCCGAAGCAGCAGAACGTCCCGCACGGTGACACGGAACGGTTTACTGACAAAACAGTAGAGAAAGAAGTTCACCGCGGTGTTGAGCATCGCTAGCATGTTGGACAGGTCAAAGGCTAAGTGGACTCTCCAGTCCCGGTGTACTGAAGACACGTACAGATGGTAGATGACCACCATGGTCCTCGGTGCCCACAGAATCGCAAAAACAGAGGTGATCGCAAGAAGCATGGCGGTGGTCTTCCCAAGGTGACGGGGTGGGGTAGACTTGTGCTCTCCCTGGCCTGGACGCTGGTGCTGTCTCACCCTCAGATGGTGGATGATCAGTGAGTTCAGAACCAGGAAGATGCTGCAGGGCAGGAAGTAGATGATCGTAACGTGGGTCCAGATGAGGGTGGCATCCAGCGCCGTAGGGGGGCGGCTGTTCCGCCACACGTCCGACCACCAGAAAAATGGAATGCCGGAAACCAGCGACAGCACGAGGACGGCTGCAATGATCTTCCGGGCACGAGCTGGATAGCTGATCTGTCTGTGTAGCAACGGGTGACACAGGGCCACATAGCGGTCTACGGTCAGTGGCACGGTGGACCAGATGGAAGCGTGGTTGGCTGCGAACTCGGCGGCACTAACAGAGTGCAGCAGCAACTCAGGGACCTCACGGTGGAAAACCGCAGTCTCCAGCAGGAAACCAACGAAGATAATGAAGAGCTGCGAGAGGATATCGGAGCATGTCACTGCCAGCAAGTAGCAGTAAAGAGCTCTTTTGGTGCGACATGCCAGTCGGGTCAGCGCCACGGCCGTGAGAATGTTCACTACAATGCCAAGGGAAAGAGAAGGTTACATCTTGTGAATGACTGTGCCTCTCATGTTTTTACTTTTCTCTTTATTCAATTGTGTGATAAAGATTAAGGTAATGATTTTCGCATTTTGGCATTCTGCCTTAACTCAACCAGTCATGGAGGCTAGTGAATCAGAGGTGTTTGCAAACATAACTcagaaacagacaaacacatttttgagttTTCATTTAGTGATATCAATCTGAAGGATATCTCTAGGACTGGTGGCTTGTCAGGACGTGGTACTGActaagtatggcaaaacatgcccacacaaatgcacacgtttgtatttctatccttgtggggacattctgaGGGTTCTCATTGCGATAATGGTTTACCCAGCTTctcaacctaaacctaaccatacaaaataaatggacaaatttaaacccaattataatgacccggttattttgttttaatttaagttTTAATCCACCGATTTTGACTCCACGTTGTTCGGACGAGCAAAATGGTCCAAACTAAGCCAAATGTGTTTCTCCCCAAATTGGTCTTAACAAGAATAGATAAACCATGCACActcacatgtttgttttgctatctttgtgaggacttcTCATTGAACtaagcctctcacccttaatttaaccatccacaacacatggctaacgttaaccaggactctgaaccaaacttacacccagcAACTTAATAATCAGCAACTTTAACTGATGTTTTCAGAACCTTGTAAGGACAGGCCAatctgtcctcacaaagcaaaatgtcctcacaagaaggtggcttgtcaagacttggtactcacaagtatggcaaaacatggtTTGTCGCACCATGATTGTGGGgtccataatgctttccccatccTCTCACACTAAACTTAAC
It contains:
- the gprc5c gene encoding G-protein coupled receptor family C group 5 member C isoform X2; this encodes MATNSTPNGCGPNVDSLYYNLCDLSAAWGITVEAFVAAGVAVCIVLFIALLASLPFVQDRNCRSSLALHFGFLVCTAGLFGLTFAFIVGKDFSTCASRRFLFGVLFAGCFSCMLMQTVRLNILAQKNVSPRAWVLCLGALGLWLVQVIINTEWLIITVVRYPLEPLGGVHEGRETSTPCNITKHDFVIGLIYVMTLLLTTLVSSLTVMAGKYNRWKTEAAFIAVTTFLSVCIWVAWIVMYLDGNEQTGGVIMDDPTMAIALVVNAWVFVVFHTIPRLCSLAGDDESQPSFGEDSFANRGVGYETILKETSAQSIFMENKAFSMDEPSKASKPISPYSGYTGQLRSSVYQPTELALISKAAANNPAEPTHDTMIPRASANTTPDSAGVENQSTAYMNGNDGNGRHGNAEW
- the gprc5c gene encoding G-protein coupled receptor family C group 5 member C isoform X1, whose protein sequence is MATNSTPNGCGPNVDSLYYNLCDLSAAWGITVEAFVAAGVAVCIVLFIALLASLPFVQDRNCRSSLALHFGFLVCTAGLFGLTFAFIVGKDFSTCASRRFLFGVLFAGCFSCMLMQTVRLNILAQKNVSPRAWVLCLGALGLWLVQVIINTEWLIITVVRYPLEPLGGVHEGRETSTPCNITKHDFVIGLIYVMTLLLTTLVSSLTVMAGKYNRWKTEAAFIAVTTFLSVCIWVAWIVMYLDGNEQTGGVIMDDPTMAIALVVNAWVFVVFHTIPRLCSLAGDDESQPSFGEDSFANRGVGYETILKETSAQSIFMENKAFSMDEPSKASKPISPYSGYTGQLRSSVYQPTELALISKAAANNPAEPTHDTMIPRASANTTPDSAGVENQSTAYMNGNDQGNGRHGNAEW
- the gpr142 gene encoding probable G-protein coupled receptor 142; the encoded protein is MIEWPNVTEWGHRDLDLEPEELQRSPCVLGFIPVIYYSILLCVGVPVNILTAVALTRLACRTKRALYCYLLAVTCSDILSQLFIIFVGFLLETAVFHREVPELLLHSVSAAEFAANHASIWSTVPLTVDRYVALCHPLLHRQISYPARARKIIAAVLVLSLVSGIPFFWWSDVWRNSRPPTALDATLIWTHVTIIYFLPCSIFLVLNSLIIHHLRVRQHQRPGQGEHKSTPPRHLGKTTAMLLAITSVFAILWAPRTMVVIYHLYVSSVHRDWRVHLAFDLSNMLAMLNTAVNFFLYCFVSKPFRVTVRDVLLLRGGPRFPHRTMAQPAPAANASVSSLYSVNNKGWRRDSVALTPLNDRKSL